In Chrysemys picta bellii isolate R12L10 unplaced genomic scaffold, ASM1138683v2 scaf9, whole genome shotgun sequence, the sequence ttccccagctgctccaggatgacagggagccatgaacctggagcacagtccccttaaaagcccagagtcaccacttaactaggacaagaagaacttgactcaagccaggctcactctctgctctgactctgcctccccaagaggaacactcctaacccacagcccctgcagcagcagatcctacagcccgtcggagccagcccacctacccctggagtcaggaagctggggtcagaggtcacttacgtcaaactcagggagggtgatggtggatctgagcagggccgtgctgctcttaacggccctggctctctctcgcggcaccctggacacgatccagtagttaatgtgctgtggggaaaggaggcattgcactgactgccctgaccaaggacgcccactgggggcccggctaggaggactgactggaaaatggatcgaagagtgaaggtaaaattgcccccacccctctcatcgggctcacctccaagatgtactggagcctgtcggtgtctggggactctgccagcaggttccccagcatggcgtccaggaggtctggcaagaccctaggcagatcctgaaagcaagggagagccatgggtcagagttagggaaactggggctacatctgccacaggatgggaagtggggtctctgggaagcactggtgagaccccaaacacatatcctggcctctctcattcacatcccactgcaggcaattagcaaggattcatggcaggatgacagctggctcttcaatccatgactttagcatgatctacctgcacttgggtggtgtccttctccatgcccagggtgaagacggcgtgcagggcagctcggaggaggtgggtctccagctctggctccagggcaggcgtcatggtgctggcaagagagaggagccgatattagactgtgcagtgcggggatgggactggcaccaacacgcaggtgaaactgcagcaaaataggcacaggctggcaagaatggaaacagaggcaccgagccagggaatgacaaggccaaggtttctcagaaagacagtggcagggcaggaatagcacctgttccctggaccctgctgcccctcctgtatctgatcctgggagtgagcctctccccaaagccgttgcaatgttactggagtgaaaagaacagcccagccaggagagagtgacccttccccgcacctctgccagaggagccacccttgggcggtgacctgggagtgggaggggcagtgactcccagccctgggcctgagcagcactggggttaggggaaccgggtcggagggtctcggtacctgaggttgcccacagcaatcagggagttagcgaggacggcgccgggtggagagttatcaggcagctcctcaatgagctcctgtgagacccaaaggagacaaaggagcgtgtgagattcgggcctcactgacacttcccagtgaggagattacacagccagggccccacacagccagcaggatcccccccacctgcctcccgctcctccgattcctgcccaatagtgaccactctccgaatttctcccgtctcttcgccccgaccatttctggtttctgcagactagatgttttagcaaagtttagaattccttggtgctcaacaccgtgaaactcccctttctccttcacaaagggttttaacgccccttatctcacccaggctctcgactgcccaaagttggagaattgtccctgttcccactgcagagcaccccccacgacacacacacagagtcctcctggtggtgggaggggaacagaggaaaggacagaagacgtaagagatgaagagaaaggagggagggatggaggaaaaggtaaaacaaaaaggacaaaccctaatgtccccagtgattctaagggacaaaatcccaggtggggaataaaattcgaccaccttaagctagtgttttccaggcctagaattcagctggcgccagatgcatcagactgaacaggttccaaacctctcggaggctcttaccttctaaacagggacgtctgttttctagtaaaatcaggaaaaagaaaagagaaaactcaaaagaggttcctcctggcgctcatgtacgtgaacctaaatactctctcagtcctcaaagagagacctcgagaaggagacttgctgaagcaaagctacaggggtctctgaggtttccctggccctgcgcccctgtcctgcctggctgatgtcagcatctctctgtgaggtcaccacctccccagcacctttgaccaataggtggaggtcctgcaaaaggcctttgtgatgtcactgccacacccactcctcccctgcagtgctaatgtcctgccacagggcagacactttggaggtttgagctacacaaagaagagacacttagatctcaaaaattagatgagatgtttcagtctgagctaagtagttgctgctcttaacaattgcaacataataaaatacaaataaaatagactatttcagccattctattatgtcataatctgatctgagtaaacatgataggacacctcatcttatgcactgctcctagtgacactctccaatagatccccatcctccacccgccagGAGGTAGGTAgaggcggattgttatccctacttgaaagagggagaagctaaggctgagaaaggagaattgacttgtcttaggtcacacagccagtccgtggcagagttaggaataggacccaagagccctgattttcaaactaaccatcggatcttgaatttcagacattgaatgacctgaataaagcgctctcaagtgagttccagaccagcaagagttcatagtaattattcagcaagtattttaggagaactggaatggtagagaaaataatgaactgcagagaagcagcaaaatttgtcgaacatatgactggttatgactatttacttggtcttaaaagaaaacaacagggacctgagtctcctccctgtcaataaccccctgctcagccaatcagggtagagaccgaggggcgggaggatgagggttctcaccagagagtcaaaggatggcccaggtcaccgctggggatcactgtctgagcactatttcagccccacatttttcggtggacctcccacaatgggagttgtagagcaccccccacgacacacacccccctcctggtggtgggaggggaagagggaaaggacaaaagaagtaagagatgaagagaaaggagggagggatggaggaaaaggtaaaagaaaaaggacaaaccttaatgtccccagagagtctaagggacaaaatcccaagtggggaataaaatttggccaccttaagctagtgttttccatgcctaaaattcagctggcgccagatgcagcagactgaacaggttccaaacctctcggaggctcttaccttctcaacagggacgtcagttttctagtgaaatcaggaaaaagaaaggagaaaactcaaaagaggttcctcctggtgctcacatacatgaacccaaatactctctcagacctcaaagagagatctcgagaaggagacttgctgaagcaaagctacaggggtctctgaggtttccctggccctgcgcccctgtcctgcctggctgatgtcagcatccctctgtgaggtcaccacctcccctgcacctttggccaataggcggaggtcctgcaaaaggcctttgtgatgtcactgccacacccacccctcccctgcagtgctaatgtcctgccacagggcagacactttggaggtttgagctactccctgtggatcttttttcagagtaacagccgtgttagtctgtaccacactcagtgttcattctaggaactaagccggctagacagtaaaacatcacgagttgctcccaatgctacactcggtttctcagaaaggagtagactttatggccagaagagacagttagagcatctaatctaaccccctgcatatcacaggcctcctgtctaccacaatagctacttttggggcaaacacattccggaaaggcatctagtctttattaatgacatcaagagatggagaatccaccactttccttggtagcttcttcctgtgttcaatcatccttggtgttgaatatttgtgacttatttgtcataggaatttgtctcttttcaccttccagccattgggtcttgttctgcctttctctgctcgattaaagagccctttaatacccaatattttctctccattaaggcatttcaacacttcagtgaagtcccctttcaatcttcttttgataagctaaacaggttgagctctttcaatagctcactagaaggcatttttctccagccctcagaacatttggtggctctttgctgccccagctccaatttctaggaccatctttttcaaaggaggacaccaagactggaggcagtattccaatagcagtctcactgctgctgtgtcacctccctatcctactcacggctctgctcctacgtctaatgatggctttagccctgttcaccacagcatcacactgggagctcatgttgagtggcttctccactctggcccctaaatccttttcagactcacggctttcctggatccacgtccccattctggaggtgtggccggcgtgccttgt encodes:
- the LOC135977679 gene encoding maestro heat-like repeat-containing protein family member 1; amino-acid sequence: MTPALEPELETHLLRAALHAVFTLGMEKDTTQVQDLPRVLPDLLDAMLGNLLAESPDTDRLQYILEHINYWIVSRVPRERARAVKSSTALLRSTITLPEFDNSAEFSRMGHHMAQLALSVSDPAKDISWQAREGVYRLYQLLLHQRGKEPSWEMAPARRLRLGPQPISLRLTPAGG